A DNA window from Hevea brasiliensis isolate MT/VB/25A 57/8 chromosome 2, ASM3005281v1, whole genome shotgun sequence contains the following coding sequences:
- the LOC110646858 gene encoding uncharacterized protein LOC110646858, translating to MVLTSPEHSSGSGSGSPKRLTLGLLMSISSLMALCAKHATRVSTKLKPTATKSTHHHRDGDKTPKLMSPKSPLVRPKQLLTQISNKAISFIHNKKRADEDDDVVESDEFGDGGVWQKSILMGYKCQPLDFSGVIYYDSSGKQLNEVPLRSPRASPIPGYLTCGK from the coding sequence ATGGTCTTAACATCACCAGAGCACAGCTCCGGCTCCGGTTCCGGCTCACCGAAGCGGCTAACTCTGGGCTTGCTCATGTCCATATCATCCCTCATGGCTCTCTGCGCCAAGCATGCAACCAGAGTCTCCACCAAGCTCAAGCCCACGGCCACCAAGTCCACCCACCACCACCGTGACGGCGACAAAACTCCAAAACTAATGTCGCCGAAATCGCCTCTAGTCCGCCCGAAGCAGCTGTTGACGCAGATAAGCAACAAGGCAATCTCGTTTATTCACAACAAGAAACGAGCGGACGAAGACGACGACGTTGTGGAGTCTGACGAGTTCGGGGACGGTGGGGTTTGGCAGAAGTCGATCTTGATGGGGTATAAGTGCCAGCCGTTAGATTTTTCGGGTGTAATTTATTATGATAGTAGCGGGAAGCAGCTTAACGAGGTTCCTCTCCGATCACCGCGTGCCAGTCCTATTCCAGGATACTTGACTTGCGGGAAATAG